Proteins from a single region of Noviherbaspirillum saxi:
- a CDS encoding fumarylacetoacetate hydrolase family protein → MKFVRFEYNGAVGFGVMDGDDRVRVYKGDMFADCNETDVTVVRAEIKLLPPTNPGAMIALWNNSKQQIAELKRETPKEALWFLKPASSFITDGDTIVIPGGEAQRVVLEGELGIVIGRRCKGATEQEAGDCIFGYTVINDVTAQDVVGRDSTFPQYSRGKGYDTFSVFGPCVETDVDPLTLRIESYINGDRCQDYPVTDLAFNPHQIVAELSRTMTLRPGDVIACGTSLGVKPIHPGDTVEIRIPGIGSLVNRVA, encoded by the coding sequence ATGAAATTCGTTCGATTTGAATACAACGGCGCTGTTGGGTTTGGCGTGATGGACGGCGACGATCGTGTCCGGGTGTATAAAGGAGACATGTTTGCCGACTGTAACGAGACTGATGTCACAGTCGTAAGGGCCGAGATCAAACTGCTGCCGCCGACCAATCCTGGTGCGATGATTGCGTTATGGAACAACTCGAAACAGCAGATCGCCGAGCTCAAGCGGGAAACGCCGAAAGAGGCGCTGTGGTTCCTCAAGCCAGCCAGCAGTTTCATCACCGACGGCGACACCATCGTCATCCCGGGCGGCGAAGCCCAACGTGTGGTGTTGGAAGGCGAGCTTGGCATTGTTATCGGCCGCCGCTGCAAGGGTGCGACCGAGCAGGAAGCGGGCGATTGCATCTTCGGCTATACGGTGATCAACGACGTTACCGCGCAAGACGTTGTGGGCCGTGATTCCACCTTTCCGCAGTACAGCCGGGGCAAGGGTTACGACACCTTCAGCGTGTTTGGCCCATGCGTGGAAACCGATGTTGACCCGCTGACCTTGCGCATCGAGTCGTACATCAATGGCGACCGCTGCCAGGATTACCCTGTCACCGACCTGGCCTTCAATCCGCACCAGATCGTCGCGGAATTGTCGCGCACCATGACCCTGCGTCCCGGCGACGTCATTGCCTGTGGCACCTCACTTGGCGTCAAGCCGATCCACCCGGGCGACACGGTTGAGATCCGCATCCCTGGCATTGGATCGCTAGTCAACCGCGTCGCCTGA
- a CDS encoding FAD-binding oxidoreductase gives MANLATPVFSEGSVPELSDETLAGFSAIVGNENVLTGKADRYAYSRDRMPYGLFKLRADSLPGTLPGAIVSPRDADEVQAVVDYARQRKLRLIPFGAGSGVLGGTVPLVDEVMVDLKRLNRIVDLNTVDGTVTVQAGMNGMQFEQELAQRGFTAGHLPQSIAMSTVGGWVACRGAGQASSRYGKIEDMVLGLKAVLPNGKKVEVRPVARRAVGPSIKDLFVGSEGVLGFITEVTLRVWRQPEYATPLVLAFRTIESGFQALREVMQSELRPEVIRLYDEKESAQRTEGMLEFADRPILCIMKFSGKEQLATVERDMSLAICRKHDAVLAGLAPYEHWEATRFHSYSTKWQSDGHYMDTIEVTGTWTHLLDMYTAMRVAAQAIHPEMHFGAHWSHIYPEGACQYMTVRLPPMPEQDAILLHQQAWDTIERLCLEMGGSVAHHHGAGLFRNPWVRVELNEGLNMLQILKDGLDPDNLINPGKLALRQPTGSTWQMKESA, from the coding sequence ATGGCAAATCTAGCAACTCCCGTATTTTCGGAAGGCTCTGTGCCAGAGCTCAGCGATGAGACTCTGGCAGGCTTTTCCGCAATCGTCGGCAATGAGAATGTCTTGACAGGAAAGGCTGATCGTTATGCCTACAGCCGGGACCGGATGCCCTACGGCTTGTTCAAACTTCGCGCCGACAGCTTGCCAGGCACTCTGCCGGGGGCGATCGTGTCGCCACGCGACGCCGACGAAGTGCAGGCGGTGGTCGACTACGCGCGGCAGCGCAAGCTGAGGCTGATACCGTTCGGCGCCGGTTCGGGCGTCCTGGGTGGCACGGTGCCGCTGGTGGACGAGGTCATGGTCGATCTCAAGCGTCTTAACCGCATCGTCGACCTGAATACGGTTGACGGCACCGTCACGGTCCAGGCTGGCATGAACGGCATGCAATTCGAGCAGGAACTGGCGCAGCGCGGCTTTACCGCCGGCCATCTGCCGCAATCCATCGCGATGTCGACGGTGGGCGGTTGGGTCGCCTGCCGAGGCGCCGGCCAGGCCTCGTCGCGCTACGGCAAGATCGAAGACATGGTGCTCGGGCTGAAGGCGGTGCTGCCGAACGGGAAAAAGGTCGAGGTCCGTCCAGTCGCGCGGCGCGCGGTAGGGCCCAGCATCAAGGACTTGTTTGTCGGCTCCGAAGGGGTGCTTGGTTTCATCACCGAAGTCACCTTGCGGGTATGGCGCCAGCCGGAATATGCAACGCCTTTGGTACTGGCTTTCCGGACAATTGAAAGCGGCTTCCAGGCCTTGCGCGAAGTCATGCAAAGCGAGCTGCGCCCGGAAGTCATTCGCTTGTACGATGAAAAGGAAAGCGCCCAGCGGACCGAAGGCATGCTCGAATTTGCCGACCGTCCTATCCTGTGCATCATGAAGTTCTCCGGCAAGGAACAGCTTGCGACGGTCGAACGCGACATGTCGCTGGCGATCTGCCGCAAGCACGACGCCGTTCTTGCCGGGCTCGCTCCTTACGAACACTGGGAAGCCACGCGCTTCCACTCGTACTCGACCAAGTGGCAAAGCGATGGCCACTACATGGATACGATTGAGGTCACCGGCACCTGGACCCATCTGCTGGACATGTACACCGCCATGCGCGTGGCGGCCCAGGCCATTCATCCAGAGATGCACTTCGGCGCACACTGGTCCCATATCTATCCCGAAGGCGCCTGCCAGTACATGACCGTGCGGTTGCCGCCGATGCCTGAACAAGACGCGATCCTGCTGCATCAGCAGGCGTGGGATACGATTGAGCGTCTCTGTCTGGAAATGGGCGGGTCGGTTGCGCACCACCATGGCGCCGGACTGTTCCGCAATCCCTGGGTGCGTGTCGAGTTGAACGAAGGGCTCAACATGCTGCAGATCCTCAAGGATGGACTGGATCCGGACAATCTGATCAACCCCGGAAAGCTCGCCCTGCGCCAGCCGACCGGCTCAACTTGGCAAATGAAGGAATCGGCATGA
- a CDS encoding sulfite exporter TauE/SafE family protein has translation MFNLLSPFMTFEFVSQHALLLAVIVSAYFIRGVTGFGSGLIAVPLLAFSYPLQMVVPLILAMDFIASFLLGSASAKQADWTEIKRLLPFGAIGAAFGVFALIRFPSVVVLLAMGIFVMYFGMRNVLGIQPQGHVSALWALPAGLIGSTAGALFGTSGPPYIIYLTHRLQDKTAIRATFSWLFVIDGGLRLTLFAVTGLLLARETQIAIAAALLPMMAGLYLGNKVHLNISKETMLKFVGAILVASGGSLIGKAII, from the coding sequence TTGTTCAACCTGCTCTCTCCTTTTATGACTTTCGAATTCGTTTCCCAACACGCGCTGCTGCTTGCTGTCATTGTCAGCGCCTATTTCATCCGCGGCGTCACTGGGTTCGGCTCGGGCCTGATCGCCGTGCCGTTGCTGGCCTTTTCTTATCCGCTGCAAATGGTGGTGCCGCTGATTTTGGCCATGGACTTCATCGCGTCGTTCCTGCTCGGCAGCGCATCGGCCAAGCAGGCAGACTGGACGGAAATCAAGCGCCTTCTGCCATTTGGCGCGATTGGTGCTGCGTTCGGCGTGTTCGCGCTGATCCGCTTTCCTTCCGTCGTCGTGCTGCTGGCGATGGGGATATTCGTGATGTACTTCGGCATGCGCAACGTGTTGGGCATCCAGCCGCAAGGCCATGTATCGGCGCTGTGGGCGCTGCCGGCCGGCCTGATCGGCAGCACCGCCGGAGCGTTGTTTGGTACCAGTGGACCGCCGTACATCATCTATCTCACGCACCGCCTGCAAGACAAGACCGCTATCCGCGCCACGTTCTCCTGGCTGTTCGTGATTGACGGCGGCCTGCGCCTGACTCTGTTCGCGGTCACCGGCCTGTTGTTGGCGCGAGAGACCCAGATTGCCATCGCCGCCGCGTTGCTGCCGATGATGGCCGGTCTGTACCTCGGCAACAAGGTCCATCTGAATATATCAAAAGAAACAATGTTGAAATTCGTGGGAGCCATTCTCGTCGCCAGCGGCGGCTCCCTCATCGGTAAAGCAATCATCTGA